One window of the Allosaccharopolyspora coralli genome contains the following:
- a CDS encoding DegV family protein — translation MSRRVAIVTDSTASIPTDIADYLGVAVVQLGLTVGDEENDERRVPHADLARAMREDVPVATSPPPAPAFYWCFTDAVARGAEAIVSVHLSGALSETCDAAREAAAELDVPVYVVDSRLCGLGLGYPVMAAAEAADAGATAQGVLSVLDRRLRATTEMLYVDTLEYLLRSGRVSKTQATVGRALSIKPVLVLKDGSLIQLGRAVGPERALRRAVTHARKRAGDQKVDIAVEHFECRDRAEWLVDELRMEIPHVRRCTIEQTSAIIGAHAGPGAIGITVSPV, via the coding sequence ATGAGCCGACGCGTCGCCATCGTGACCGACTCGACTGCCTCGATCCCGACGGATATCGCCGACTATCTCGGTGTCGCGGTCGTGCAGTTGGGTCTGACCGTCGGCGACGAGGAGAACGACGAACGCCGCGTGCCACACGCCGACCTCGCGCGTGCCATGCGGGAGGACGTTCCGGTCGCCACGTCCCCGCCGCCGGCGCCCGCGTTCTACTGGTGCTTCACCGACGCCGTCGCCCGCGGCGCGGAAGCCATCGTCTCGGTGCACCTTTCCGGAGCGCTGTCCGAGACGTGCGACGCCGCCCGCGAGGCCGCCGCCGAGCTCGACGTGCCGGTGTACGTAGTCGACTCCCGGCTGTGCGGACTCGGCCTCGGCTATCCGGTCATGGCCGCCGCGGAAGCAGCCGACGCCGGGGCGACCGCGCAAGGCGTGCTCAGCGTCCTCGACCGCAGGCTGCGGGCCACCACGGAGATGCTCTACGTCGACACTCTCGAATACCTGCTGCGCAGCGGCCGAGTCAGCAAGACCCAGGCGACCGTCGGCAGGGCTCTGTCGATCAAGCCGGTGCTGGTGCTCAAGGACGGGTCCCTGATCCAGCTCGGTCGTGCCGTCGGCCCGGAACGGGCTCTGCGACGCGCGGTGACCCATGCTCGAAAGCGCGCAGGCGATCAGAAGGTCGACATCGCCGTCGAACACTTCGAATGCCGCGACCGGGCCGAATGGCTCGTCGACGAACTGCGCATGGAAATCCCGCACGTCCGCCGCTGCACCATCGAGCAGACCAGCGCGATCATCGGTGCGCACGCGGGCCCCGGCGCGATCGGAATCACGGTCTCTCCGGTCTGA
- the hrpA gene encoding ATP-dependent RNA helicase HrpA — protein MGPTPDSTALADLRERLPSLMHHEQVRLRRRLDGVRKIRDPQAVEAVTSEIAADVDAAETRVQNRRAQVPSIGYPDALPVSHKRDDLLEVIRDNQVVIVAGETGSGKTTQIPKMCLELGRGVQGLIGHTQPRRLAARTVAERVAEELDTELGATVGYQVRFTDRSGDDTLVKLMTDGILLAEIQRDRLLRRYDTIIIDEAHERSLNIDFLLGYLKELLPRRPDLKVIITSATIDPERFSRHFGDAPVVEVSGRTYPVEVRYRPLLDDDGEADSRDERDQTQGIIDAVHELAAAGPGDVLVFLSGEREIRDTADALNQVELRNTEVLPLYARLSSAEQHRVFQRHTGRRIVLATNVAETSLTVPGIKYVIDPGTARISRYSARTKVQRLPIEAVSQASANQRKGRCGRTSDGICIRLYSEDDFLARPEFTDPEILRTNLASVILQMTSLGLGDIASFPFVEPPDKRQITDGVNLLHELGAIEQDTKSAKSGNGAQRRLTGVGRKLSQLPIDPRLARMVLEAERNGCVREAMVITAALSIQDPRERPADKQQAADEKHRRFADKESDFLAYLNLWNYAREQQRELSSNQFRKLCRAEFLNYLRVREWQDLYSQLRQMVKQLGLSINDEPADSPRIHQSLLSGLLSHIGLKDEERKPRSQQRPQRKPMTEFVGARGTKFAVFPGSALFKKPPRWVMAAELVETSRLWGRVVARIEPEWVEKLAQHLVKRNYGEPHWEKDRAAVVAFEKVTLYGVPLVADRKVQYGRIDPELSRELFIRHALVEGDWDTRHQFFHDNRALLAEVDELEQRVRRRDILVDDETLFEFYDRRVGSDVVSGKHFDSWWKKKRREDPHLLDFEKSMLINTSKGAVSDADYPDSWRQNAHELPLTYQFEPGADADGVTVHIPVPVLNQIDPVEFEWQIPGLREELVTALIKSLPKPLRRNFVPAPDYAKAVLQRVRPCSEPLLDTLERELRALTGITVARQEWDFAALPGHLRITFRVVEDSTTVAEGRDLQALKQQLRPNMSAALSAAADGVERSGVTEWDFGDLPRTFEQRADEQDVKAFPALVDEGESVGVRMFGTEAEQRAAGWAGTRRMLLMAVPSPVKSQVKGLSTRARLVFSRSPHGDVAALVEDCVGCAVDKIVAENGGPVWEETAFGTLKEKVRVGIGPYTAHLVSTVEKVLTAAQQVDTLLAERGGQLPAEAREDITTQLSNLIHPGFVTATGWDRLPDLTRYLRGIEHRLDKLPQNPRRDRDLMDEVHQVEDRYQGLLDGVPQERPVSDELRRIGWMIEDLRVSFFAQSLGTPQPVSVKRLHKAMDTLL, from the coding sequence ATGGGACCCACTCCGGACAGCACGGCACTCGCCGACCTGCGCGAACGCCTGCCCTCGCTGATGCACCACGAGCAGGTGCGGCTGCGTCGCCGTCTCGACGGCGTGCGCAAGATCCGCGATCCGCAGGCTGTGGAGGCCGTCACCAGCGAGATCGCCGCCGACGTCGACGCCGCCGAGACGCGCGTGCAGAACCGGCGCGCACAGGTCCCGAGTATCGGCTACCCGGACGCGTTGCCGGTCAGCCACAAGAGGGACGACCTGCTCGAGGTGATCCGCGACAACCAGGTCGTGATCGTCGCGGGTGAGACGGGGTCGGGGAAGACGACGCAGATCCCGAAGATGTGTCTGGAGCTCGGCCGCGGCGTGCAGGGGCTCATCGGCCACACCCAGCCCAGGCGGTTGGCCGCGCGCACCGTCGCCGAGCGGGTCGCCGAGGAGCTCGACACCGAGCTCGGCGCGACGGTCGGCTACCAGGTGCGTTTCACCGACCGGTCCGGCGACGACACGCTCGTCAAGCTGATGACCGACGGCATCCTGCTCGCGGAGATCCAACGCGACCGGCTGTTGCGCCGCTACGACACGATCATCATCGACGAGGCGCACGAGCGCAGCCTCAACATCGACTTCCTGCTCGGCTACCTCAAGGAGCTCCTGCCGCGCCGCCCCGACCTCAAGGTGATCATCACGTCGGCCACGATCGACCCGGAGCGCTTCTCCCGGCACTTCGGCGACGCACCGGTGGTCGAGGTCTCCGGACGCACCTATCCCGTGGAGGTGCGCTACCGCCCGCTGCTCGACGACGACGGCGAGGCCGACAGCCGTGACGAGCGGGACCAGACGCAGGGCATCATCGACGCCGTCCACGAGCTCGCCGCCGCAGGACCCGGCGACGTACTCGTGTTCCTCAGTGGCGAGCGCGAGATCCGGGACACCGCCGACGCGCTGAACCAGGTCGAGCTGCGCAACACCGAAGTGTTGCCGTTGTACGCGAGGTTGTCGTCGGCCGAGCAGCACCGGGTTTTTCAGCGGCACACGGGCAGGCGGATCGTGCTCGCGACCAACGTCGCCGAAACGTCGTTGACGGTGCCGGGCATCAAATACGTGATCGACCCGGGCACCGCCAGAATCTCCCGCTACAGCGCGCGGACGAAGGTGCAGCGACTGCCGATCGAGGCCGTCTCGCAGGCGTCGGCGAACCAGCGGAAAGGCCGCTGCGGGCGAACCTCCGACGGCATCTGCATCCGTCTGTACTCCGAGGACGACTTCCTGGCGCGGCCCGAGTTCACCGACCCGGAGATTCTGCGCACGAACCTGGCGTCGGTGATCCTGCAGATGACCTCCCTCGGGTTGGGCGACATCGCGTCCTTCCCGTTCGTGGAACCGCCGGACAAGCGGCAGATCACGGACGGAGTGAACCTGCTGCACGAGCTGGGCGCGATCGAGCAGGACACGAAATCCGCGAAATCCGGGAACGGCGCCCAGCGGCGCCTGACCGGTGTCGGGCGCAAGCTCTCCCAGCTGCCGATCGACCCGCGGCTCGCACGGATGGTGCTGGAGGCCGAACGCAACGGCTGTGTGCGGGAGGCGATGGTCATCACCGCCGCCCTGTCCATTCAGGATCCTCGTGAACGTCCGGCGGACAAGCAGCAGGCGGCCGACGAGAAGCACCGCCGCTTCGCCGACAAGGAATCCGACTTCCTCGCCTATCTGAACCTGTGGAACTACGCGCGGGAGCAACAGCGCGAGCTCTCGTCGAACCAGTTCCGCAAGCTGTGCCGGGCCGAGTTCCTCAACTATCTGCGGGTGCGCGAGTGGCAGGACCTGTATTCGCAGCTGCGTCAGATGGTCAAACAACTCGGACTCTCGATCAACGACGAGCCGGCCGACTCGCCCCGGATCCACCAGTCCTTGCTGTCCGGGCTGCTCTCGCACATCGGGCTCAAGGACGAGGAGCGCAAACCTCGATCGCAGCAACGTCCGCAACGGAAACCGATGACCGAGTTCGTCGGCGCACGCGGGACGAAGTTCGCGGTGTTCCCCGGGTCGGCGTTGTTCAAGAAACCGCCGCGCTGGGTGATGGCCGCCGAACTCGTCGAGACATCCCGGCTGTGGGGGCGGGTCGTGGCCCGCATCGAGCCCGAGTGGGTCGAGAAACTCGCCCAGCACCTGGTGAAACGCAACTACGGCGAACCGCACTGGGAGAAGGACCGGGCCGCGGTCGTCGCCTTCGAGAAGGTCACGCTCTACGGGGTTCCGTTGGTCGCGGACCGCAAGGTCCAGTACGGGCGCATCGACCCCGAGTTGTCCCGCGAGCTGTTCATCCGGCACGCGCTCGTGGAGGGTGACTGGGACACGCGGCACCAGTTCTTCCACGACAACAGGGCACTGCTCGCCGAGGTCGACGAACTGGAGCAGCGGGTGCGGCGCCGCGACATCCTCGTCGACGACGAAACGCTCTTCGAGTTCTACGACCGGCGCGTCGGGTCCGACGTTGTCTCGGGCAAGCACTTCGACTCGTGGTGGAAGAAGAAGCGGCGCGAGGATCCGCACCTGCTCGACTTCGAGAAGTCGATGCTGATCAACACCAGCAAGGGCGCGGTCAGCGACGCCGACTACCCGGACAGCTGGCGACAGAACGCGCACGAACTGCCGTTGACCTACCAGTTCGAACCCGGTGCCGACGCCGACGGTGTCACCGTGCACATCCCGGTGCCGGTACTCAATCAGATCGATCCGGTCGAGTTCGAATGGCAGATCCCCGGCCTGCGCGAAGAACTGGTCACCGCACTGATCAAGTCCCTGCCGAAACCCTTGCGGCGCAACTTCGTTCCCGCACCCGACTACGCGAAGGCCGTGCTGCAGCGGGTGCGGCCGTGTTCGGAGCCGCTGCTGGACACATTGGAGCGGGAACTGCGGGCGCTGACCGGAATCACGGTGGCGCGTCAGGAATGGGACTTCGCGGCACTTCCCGGTCACCTCAGGATCACCTTCAGGGTGGTCGAGGATTCCACGACGGTCGCCGAGGGCCGTGATCTGCAGGCGTTGAAACAACAACTCCGGCCGAACATGAGCGCCGCCTTGTCCGCGGCCGCTGACGGAGTCGAACGCAGCGGGGTGACCGAATGGGATTTCGGGGACCTGCCGCGCACGTTCGAGCAGCGGGCCGACGAGCAGGACGTCAAAGCGTTCCCGGCGTTGGTCGACGAGGGCGAGAGCGTCGGCGTGCGCATGTTCGGCACGGAGGCCGAGCAGCGCGCCGCCGGCTGGGCCGGGACTCGACGGATGCTGCTCATGGCCGTGCCGTCGCCGGTGAAGTCACAGGTCAAGGGGCTGTCGACGCGGGCCCGCCTGGTGTTCTCCCGCAGCCCGCACGGTGACGTCGCCGCGCTCGTCGAGGACTGCGTGGGATGTGCCGTCGACAAGATCGTCGCCGAGAACGGTGGTCCGGTGTGGGAGGAAACGGCCTTCGGCACGCTCAAGGAGAAGGTGCGGGTCGGCATCGGGCCGTACACGGCACATCTGGTGTCCACAGTGGAGAAGGTGCTGACCGCGGCACAACAGGTCGACACGCTGCTCGCGGAACGGGGCGGACAGCTCCCGGCCGAGGCCCGCGAGGACATCACGACCCAGCTGTCGAACCTGATTCATCCCGGCTTCGTCACCGCCACCGGATGGGATCGACTGCCGGACCTCACTCGGTACCTGCGGGGGATCGAGCACCGGCTCGACAAGCTGCCGCAGAACCCGCGACGCGACCGTGACTTGATGGACGAGGTCCATCAAGTCGAGGACCGCTACCAGGGGCTGCTCGACGGCGTTCCGCAGGAACGCCCGGTCAGCGACGAACTGCGTCGCATCGGGTGGATGATCGAGGACCTGCGGGTGAGCTTCTTCGCGCAGTCCCTGGGCACACCACAGCCGGTGTCGGTGAAGCGGTTGCACAAGGCGATGGACACACTGCTCTGA
- a CDS encoding class I SAM-dependent methyltransferase: MAYTFDTDDVAFLRSDDGAAVLAELDRRPLTAKSRMDDVATARRLAGERFSSAALETAVLRRRAESKVADPSRWLFTDPALQQATPAEVARHRARRLSGRDVHDVTCSVGADLHEIATQAWHSVGSDLDSVRLAMARHNLRETRALLVRADALRPTTRATAVVADPARRDSAGRRTWKAADLVPRLDELVETYAGRDLTVKCAPGLDFAAVPESAEVEVVSLDARVREACLWFGELATPGVRRRATVLRRTASGGCAKWTITDTESDECPERPVGQWIVDPDGSVVRAGLVRQYAARHGLGQLDHRIAYLTGDAPPPDVRAFRVFDSGRHNEKALRALLRKHRIGVVEILVRGLDVDPDALRRRLKPKGPGSASVLLTRVGSTPMAYLCVAERTPPA, from the coding sequence GTGGCGTACACCTTCGACACGGACGACGTCGCGTTTCTGCGTTCCGACGACGGCGCTGCGGTACTGGCCGAACTGGATCGTCGTCCACTCACGGCGAAGTCCAGAATGGACGACGTCGCGACTGCGCGGAGACTCGCAGGAGAGCGCTTTTCGTCCGCGGCACTGGAAACAGCGGTCCTACGCCGACGCGCCGAGTCCAAAGTGGCCGATCCGTCCCGGTGGTTGTTCACGGATCCGGCGCTGCAACAGGCGACGCCGGCCGAGGTCGCGCGACATCGGGCTCGCCGGCTGTCCGGCCGCGACGTGCACGACGTGACGTGCTCCGTCGGCGCGGACTTGCACGAGATCGCGACTCAGGCTTGGCACAGCGTGGGCTCCGATCTCGATTCCGTCCGGCTCGCGATGGCGCGGCACAATCTCCGCGAGACACGGGCGCTGCTCGTGCGTGCGGACGCGTTGCGCCCGACGACCCGAGCCACCGCGGTCGTCGCCGATCCGGCGCGACGGGACAGCGCGGGCAGGCGCACCTGGAAGGCCGCGGACCTTGTGCCGCGGCTGGACGAACTGGTCGAGACGTATGCCGGACGGGATCTCACGGTGAAATGCGCCCCGGGGCTCGACTTCGCGGCCGTGCCGGAATCCGCAGAGGTCGAAGTCGTGTCCCTGGACGCTCGGGTGCGGGAGGCGTGCCTGTGGTTCGGCGAGCTGGCGACGCCCGGAGTCCGGCGCCGGGCCACGGTGTTGCGGCGCACCGCTTCCGGTGGCTGTGCGAAATGGACGATCACGGACACGGAATCGGACGAATGCCCGGAGAGGCCGGTGGGGCAGTGGATCGTGGACCCGGACGGCTCCGTCGTGCGGGCAGGTCTGGTGCGCCAGTACGCCGCGCGTCACGGACTCGGGCAGCTCGATCACCGCATCGCCTACCTCACCGGTGACGCGCCGCCGCCGGACGTCCGGGCGTTTCGGGTGTTCGACAGCGGGCGCCACAACGAGAAGGCACTCCGGGCGTTGTTGCGCAAGCACCGGATCGGCGTCGTCGAGATCCTCGTTCGCGGGCTCGACGTCGACCCCGACGCCCTGCGCCGCAGGCTCAAACCGAAGGGGCCGGGCAGTGCGAGCGTCCTGCTCACCCGAGTCGGCAGCACCCCGATGGCGTACCTGTGCGTCGCCGAGCGCACACCACCAGCGTGA
- a CDS encoding class I SAM-dependent methyltransferase encodes MTAFSTDDAGHEQRAVLTAADGFGELTRQTPHRRVLALGGGGLLPELLRRGLVEEGSVVEPSPARLESVRLAAKTVGFGIRGTVGEWDELPFADGTFDAVVGLGALGRVRNVPAVLRETLRVLGPSGRFVFAGERTTLGSFTNRAADRLGAWLSTREPGESPADDVAELPVHPEGLERLVLRLGAVDVQARGEDLSAAWFGLPARTAEVVRGELGSWWEPFVRRSARHLSWVDRRVSGALPRELFGAVTLSGMQTHGLERL; translated from the coding sequence GTGACGGCGTTCTCCACCGACGACGCGGGACACGAGCAGCGCGCGGTGCTCACCGCTGCGGACGGGTTCGGTGAGCTGACCCGCCAGACACCGCACCGTCGTGTGCTGGCGCTCGGCGGTGGCGGCTTGCTCCCCGAGTTGCTGCGGCGAGGTCTGGTCGAGGAGGGTTCGGTCGTCGAGCCGTCACCCGCGCGGCTCGAATCGGTGCGGCTGGCGGCGAAGACCGTCGGTTTCGGCATCCGGGGCACGGTCGGCGAGTGGGACGAGTTGCCGTTCGCGGACGGCACTTTCGACGCCGTCGTGGGACTGGGCGCGTTGGGCCGGGTTCGCAACGTGCCTGCCGTTCTGCGGGAGACCTTGCGCGTGTTGGGGCCGAGTGGCCGCTTCGTGTTCGCCGGGGAACGGACGACTCTCGGATCTTTCACGAACCGGGCGGCGGACCGACTCGGCGCGTGGCTGTCCACGCGGGAACCCGGCGAGTCGCCGGCAGACGACGTTGCCGAGCTTCCGGTGCACCCGGAGGGCCTGGAACGTCTTGTGCTCCGGCTGGGGGCGGTGGACGTGCAAGCCCGGGGTGAGGATCTGTCCGCGGCGTGGTTCGGTCTTCCTGCCCGCACTGCGGAAGTGGTCCGCGGCGAGCTCGGGTCGTGGTGGGAGCCGTTCGTCCGGCGGTCCGCTCGTCATCTGTCCTGGGTGGACCGACGAGTGTCGGGTGCGCTCCCGCGTGAACTCTTCGGTGCGGTGACGCTGTCCGGTATGCAGACGCACGGCCTCGAGCGGCTGTAG
- a CDS encoding enoyl-CoA hydratase/isomerase family protein, with the protein MGEFVRLEVEGGIGTIRLDRPKMNALNQQIEQELREVAVEAAERDDVRAVIVYGGEKVFAAGADIKEMADKSATDMAVKEQRGLSHAVSAVAAIPKPTVAAIAGYALGGGMELALACDRRIATNDARVGQPEILLGVIPGAGGTQRLARLVGPSKAKDIIYTGRFVEADEALAIGMVDELVEPGAVFSAAQQWVAPFAKGPARALAAAKAAIDGGLDVDLDTGLKMETHLFTAGFATEDQKIGMRSFIESGPGKAEFTGK; encoded by the coding sequence GTGGGTGAGTTCGTCAGGCTCGAGGTCGAGGGCGGAATCGGCACGATCAGGCTCGATCGTCCGAAGATGAACGCGTTGAACCAGCAGATCGAGCAGGAGTTGCGCGAGGTGGCGGTCGAGGCCGCCGAACGGGACGACGTGCGGGCGGTCATCGTCTACGGCGGCGAGAAGGTCTTCGCCGCGGGCGCCGACATCAAGGAGATGGCCGACAAGTCCGCTACCGACATGGCCGTCAAGGAACAGCGCGGCCTCTCGCACGCGGTCAGTGCGGTCGCGGCGATCCCGAAACCGACGGTGGCCGCGATCGCCGGCTACGCGCTCGGCGGCGGGATGGAGCTGGCGCTGGCCTGCGACCGCCGCATCGCGACGAACGACGCGCGAGTCGGCCAGCCCGAGATTCTGCTCGGCGTGATCCCTGGGGCCGGCGGAACACAGCGGCTCGCGCGCCTGGTCGGTCCGAGCAAGGCGAAGGACATCATCTACACCGGCCGGTTCGTCGAGGCCGACGAGGCGCTCGCGATCGGCATGGTCGACGAGCTCGTCGAGCCGGGCGCGGTCTTCTCGGCCGCACAGCAGTGGGTCGCCCCGTTCGCGAAGGGGCCCGCTCGTGCGCTGGCGGCGGCGAAGGCCGCGATCGACGGCGGGCTCGACGTCGACCTGGACACCGGCCTGAAGATGGAGACGCACCTGTTCACGGCCGGGTTCGCCACCGAGGACCAGAAGATCGGCATGCGGTCGTTCATCGAGAGCGGGCCGGGTAAGGCCGAGTTCACCGGCAAGTGA
- a CDS encoding ABC transporter ATP-binding protein has translation MSGVTVRRGSTALLADVDWAVELDERWVVLGPNGAGKTTMLKLAGAEMHPTAGIVGILDETLGRTDVFELRPRIGFSSAATAQRVPTDEVVRDVVVSAGYSVMGRWREEYDDLDTDRALELLELLGVAHLAERTFGTLSEGERKRVVIARAMMTDPELLLLDEPAAGLDLGGREDLVARLAALAMDPDAPASVLVTHHVEEIPPGFTHALLLREGAVVAQGLLDDVLTEDNLSKTFDQDLELTRSGDRYFARRRVTS, from the coding sequence ATGAGCGGGGTCACCGTCCGGCGGGGCTCGACCGCACTGCTCGCCGACGTCGACTGGGCGGTGGAGCTCGACGAGCGCTGGGTCGTGCTCGGTCCCAACGGCGCGGGCAAGACGACCATGCTCAAGCTCGCCGGCGCCGAGATGCATCCGACCGCGGGCATCGTCGGGATCCTCGACGAGACGCTGGGCCGCACCGACGTCTTCGAACTGCGCCCCCGGATCGGCTTCAGCTCCGCGGCGACCGCACAGCGCGTCCCGACCGACGAGGTCGTGCGCGACGTCGTCGTCAGCGCCGGGTACTCCGTGATGGGCCGCTGGCGCGAGGAGTACGACGACCTCGACACCGACCGTGCGCTCGAACTGCTCGAACTGCTCGGTGTCGCGCATCTGGCCGAACGCACGTTCGGCACGCTCTCGGAAGGCGAGCGCAAACGGGTCGTCATCGCCAGGGCGATGATGACCGACCCGGAGCTGCTGCTGCTGGACGAGCCCGCCGCGGGACTCGACCTGGGCGGCCGGGAGGATCTCGTCGCCCGGCTGGCGGCGTTGGCGATGGACCCGGACGCGCCCGCGTCGGTGCTGGTCACCCATCATGTCGAGGAGATCCCGCCGGGGTTCACGCACGCGCTGCTGCTGCGCGAGGGTGCGGTCGTCGCGCAAGGACTGCTCGACGACGTGCTCACCGAGGACAACCTGTCGAAGACCTTCGATCAAGACCTGGAACTCACTCGCAGCGGCGACCGGTACTTCGCGCGCAGGCGAGTCACGTCGTAG
- the metE gene encoding 5-methyltetrahydropteroyltriglutamate--homocysteine S-methyltransferase has protein sequence MTIGSTVLGYPRIGPRRELKRALESYWADRSSESELREVAKTLRTDSLRELRDAGLNTIPGSFSYYDQVLDAAVVFGAVPQRYRDLGLNPLDTYFAMARGVASTAPWEMTKWFDTNYHYLVPEIGPETSFALTDRTPLEHYREAAELGVTTRPVLVGPVTFLLLSKASEQAGERFRPLERLDDLVTEYATLLGELHRAGVEWVQLDEPALSADRTQTELEQFRAAYRKLGALTERPKIFVPTYFGPVGEALSALASAPVEGVGVDLVAGQSTADSLATATELRDKTLVAGVVDGRNVWRTDLDAALGTAATLLGSAAEVAVSTSCSLLHVPYDLELETSLDPQVASWLAFAKQKVAEVVTVETALRDGREAVSAELDHARKAVEDRKNSPRLRDDTVRSRTGSLTESDVRRSAYETRRTAQQNALKLPVLPTTTIGSFPQTSEVRKARAALRNGTIAAADYRQRMLDEIERVITLQEDLGLDVLVHGEPERNDMVQYFSEYLAGFASTDNGWVQSYGSRCVRPPILFGDVSRPNSMTVEWARAAQKFTAKPVKGMLTGPVTILAWSFVRDDQPLADTAAQVGLAIRDEVSDLESAGIGVVQVDEPALRELLPLRASQRPEYLKWAVDSFRLSTAGASDATQIHTHLCYSEFGDVIDAIVSLDADVTSIEAARSRMEVLDDLNAVGFGRGVGPGVYDIHSPRVPEIDEVQRLLRDALASVPADRIWVNPDCGLKTRGYAEVEPALRHMVEATKQVRKSLE, from the coding sequence GTGACCATTGGATCGACCGTGCTCGGATACCCCCGGATCGGCCCGCGCCGCGAACTCAAGCGCGCGTTGGAGAGCTACTGGGCCGACCGCTCGAGCGAGTCGGAACTGCGTGAGGTCGCGAAGACGCTGCGCACCGACTCGTTGCGGGAGTTGCGCGACGCCGGGCTGAACACGATCCCGGGAAGTTTCTCCTACTACGACCAGGTCCTCGATGCCGCCGTCGTGTTCGGCGCGGTACCGCAGCGCTACCGGGACCTCGGCTTGAACCCGCTGGACACGTACTTCGCGATGGCGCGCGGCGTGGCCTCGACCGCACCGTGGGAGATGACGAAGTGGTTCGACACGAACTACCACTACCTCGTCCCGGAGATCGGGCCGGAGACGTCGTTCGCGCTCACCGACCGCACGCCACTGGAGCACTACCGGGAAGCCGCGGAACTCGGCGTCACCACTCGGCCGGTGCTGGTGGGGCCGGTGACGTTCCTGCTGCTGTCGAAGGCCTCGGAGCAGGCGGGTGAGCGGTTCCGGCCGCTGGAGCGGTTGGATGACCTCGTCACCGAGTACGCGACGCTACTCGGCGAGCTGCATCGGGCCGGTGTCGAGTGGGTCCAGCTCGACGAACCGGCGCTGTCCGCCGACCGCACGCAGACGGAACTGGAGCAGTTCCGTGCCGCCTACCGGAAGCTGGGTGCGCTGACCGAACGTCCGAAGATCTTCGTGCCGACCTACTTCGGACCGGTCGGTGAGGCACTGTCCGCACTCGCGTCGGCGCCGGTGGAGGGAGTCGGGGTCGATCTCGTCGCCGGACAGTCCACTGCCGACTCACTCGCGACCGCGACGGAGCTGCGGGACAAAACCCTGGTCGCCGGGGTCGTCGACGGCCGCAACGTGTGGCGCACCGACCTCGACGCGGCTCTGGGCACGGCGGCCACACTGCTCGGTTCCGCAGCCGAAGTCGCGGTGAGCACCTCGTGCTCGCTGCTGCACGTGCCCTACGACCTGGAGCTGGAGACGTCGCTGGACCCGCAGGTCGCCTCCTGGCTGGCGTTCGCGAAACAGAAGGTCGCCGAGGTCGTCACGGTCGAGACCGCGCTCCGCGACGGTCGCGAGGCGGTGTCGGCAGAGCTGGACCACGCTCGGAAGGCCGTGGAAGACCGGAAGAACTCACCGCGCCTGCGCGACGACACGGTCCGCTCCCGGACGGGCTCGCTCACCGAGTCGGACGTGCGACGGTCCGCCTACGAGACACGGCGCACGGCTCAGCAGAACGCGTTGAAGCTACCGGTGCTGCCGACCACCACGATCGGGTCCTTCCCGCAGACCAGCGAGGTCCGCAAGGCACGCGCCGCGCTGCGCAACGGCACTATCGCGGCTGCCGACTACCGTCAGCGCATGCTCGACGAGATCGAACGGGTGATCACGCTCCAGGAGGACCTGGGACTGGACGTGCTGGTGCACGGCGAGCCGGAACGCAACGACATGGTGCAGTACTTCTCCGAGTACCTCGCCGGGTTCGCTTCCACCGACAACGGGTGGGTGCAGTCGTACGGGTCGCGCTGCGTGCGACCGCCGATCCTGTTCGGCGACGTGTCGCGGCCGAATTCCATGACCGTGGAATGGGCGAGGGCGGCCCAGAAGTTCACCGCCAAGCCGGTCAAGGGCATGCTCACCGGCCCGGTGACGATCCTGGCGTGGTCGTTCGTCCGCGACGACCAGCCACTCGCCGACACCGCCGCGCAGGTGGGTCTGGCCATCCGGGACGAGGTCTCGGACCTGGAATCCGCAGGGATCGGCGTGGTCCAGGTCGACGAGCCGGCACTGCGGGAACTGCTGCCGCTGCGTGCCTCGCAACGTCCGGAGTACCTGAAGTGGGCGGTGGACTCGTTCCGCCTGTCGACGGCCGGCGCGAGCGACGCGACACAGATCCACACGCATCTGTGCTACTCGGAGTTCGGTGACGTCATCGACGCGATCGTGTCGCTCGACGCGGACGTGACGAGCATCGAGGCTGCCCGATCCCGGATGGAAGTCCTCGACGATCTCAACGCGGTCGGGTTCGGCCGCGGAGTCGGTCCCGGGGTCTACGACATCCACTCGCCGCGGGTTCCGGAGATCGACGAGGTGCAGCGGTTGCTGCGCGACGCGCTCGCCTCGGTGCCGGCGGATCGGATCTGGGTGAATCCGGACTGTGGCCTCAAGACCCGTGGCTACGCGGAGGTCGAGCCTGCGCTGCGCCACATGGTCGAGGCGACGAAGCAGGTCAGGAAGTCCCTGGAGTGA